In Candidatus Limnocylindrales bacterium, a single window of DNA contains:
- a CDS encoding DUF3108 domain-containing protein → MLRIRTILTVLCCGIISGPVSPGFTQSLFDPPISERKSVLEARVVVPANPEETNGSRPKIPRTLPFGVGEKMIFSVSWSGIDAGTASLEVKELLSYEGHEVFRIVSVAKTNKFFSVFYKMHDTLESFFDTKGLFSRRYQKIEREGNSESNREFIFDQEQNRVFYKGQAYYTLPGVQDELSLIYYARTLDLQVGNFIYIDVFSSKKNWRVKAQVLRKEQVTVPAGTYNTVVVEPEIKFHGILESGNMTIWFTDDERKIPVKMKSNIKIGSIEAKLEKFQLAGTPETVSDKGDGEEE, encoded by the coding sequence ATGTTAAGAATTCGTACCATCCTTACCGTCCTTTGTTGTGGAATTATTTCAGGTCCTGTTTCGCCCGGATTTACCCAAAGCTTGTTTGATCCGCCTATTTCAGAAAGAAAATCTGTTCTTGAAGCCCGGGTTGTTGTACCCGCAAATCCAGAAGAAACCAATGGGTCTAGACCCAAAATACCTCGGACGCTTCCCTTTGGGGTTGGGGAAAAAATGATTTTTTCGGTTTCCTGGTCGGGTATCGATGCGGGAACCGCCTCTCTGGAAGTTAAAGAACTTCTTTCCTATGAAGGCCATGAGGTTTTCCGAATTGTTTCGGTGGCCAAAACCAATAAATTCTTTTCTGTTTTCTATAAAATGCATGATACATTAGAAAGTTTTTTTGATACCAAGGGTTTATTTTCCCGACGGTACCAAAAAATAGAACGGGAAGGGAATTCTGAAAGTAATCGAGAATTTATTTTTGATCAGGAGCAAAATCGAGTATTTTATAAAGGGCAGGCTTATTATACCTTACCCGGGGTTCAGGATGAGCTGTCCTTGATTTATTATGCAAGGACCCTGGATTTACAGGTTGGTAATTTCATCTATATTGATGTTTTCTCCTCTAAGAAAAACTGGCGTGTTAAGGCCCAGGTTTTGAGAAAGGAACAGGTTACAGTGCCTGCAGGGACTTACAATACGGTGGTGGTTGAGCCCGAAATAAAATTTCATGGTATCCTGGAATCCGGTAATATGACCATCTGGTTTACCGATGATGAACGAAAGATCCCCGTTAAAATGAAAAGCAATATCAAAATAGGGTCTATCGAAGCTAAATTAGAAAAATTCCAACTCGCAGGTACCCCGGAGACGGTATCTGACAAAGGGGATGGAGAAGAGGAGTAG
- a CDS encoding tetratricopeptide repeat protein produces MTTMIKKPYFLAGFVLLALVSNVGLVLAQTPPETPSWNVNYETSYYGDTLRLPYPPPVPYSHIDPSAKVYPEPYPWPSRGCYPSPCYPPGPYEGRGYFSERGLYSYGLNLVYSHRCGEALRVFRDFLYYYPYSSLADNAVYWTGECYYYMKNYHRAIREFDKVIRRIGGNKVPDAMLKKGYSYLSLGRYDAAFRTLEDLIYRYPRSRPAYLARMTLNRYYGGYYPYYGRYSYYFPPSYCRPCYGYY; encoded by the coding sequence ATGACTACCATGATTAAGAAGCCTTATTTTCTTGCTGGTTTTGTTCTACTGGCTCTTGTTTCCAACGTAGGCCTGGTTTTGGCTCAAACCCCTCCTGAAACTCCTTCCTGGAACGTAAATTATGAAACTTCCTACTATGGAGATACCCTACGGCTTCCTTATCCGCCTCCGGTACCTTATTCCCACATAGACCCTTCTGCCAAAGTATATCCGGAACCTTATCCTTGGCCATCTCGAGGTTGTTATCCTTCGCCGTGTTATCCACCAGGACCTTATGAGGGTCGGGGATATTTTAGTGAAAGAGGACTTTATAGCTATGGACTCAATCTTGTCTACAGCCACAGATGCGGGGAAGCCCTTCGGGTTTTTAGAGATTTTCTTTACTACTATCCTTACTCCAGTCTGGCAGATAACGCCGTTTATTGGACCGGCGAGTGTTATTATTATATGAAAAATTACCATCGCGCTATTCGCGAATTTGATAAGGTTATTCGGCGTATAGGAGGAAACAAAGTACCCGATGCCATGCTAAAAAAAGGCTATTCGTATCTCTCCTTGGGAAGGTATGACGCTGCCTTTAGAACTCTGGAAGATCTTATTTACCGCTATCCCCGGTCTCGACCGGCCTATCTGGCCAGAATGACTTTAAACCGCTATTATGGGGGATATTATCCTTATTACGGCAGATACTCCTATTACTTTCCACCTTCTTATTGTCGTCCTTGTTATGGTTACTATTAA